TTGGAATGCACAGCACtgcaaaaacaatgaaaattgaaGATGAGACAAATCCTACAATATTTGAACATAAATAGACAGACAATTGAAAAGGAAGATTAAATAAGAGGTGAAAAAATCCATTCTAAAGAAACTGTGTGCTTTATGACATTATGTTCATTATTTGAGAACGCGTTTCGAATCAACTTTACAAGATAACAGCTGCCATGaaatggcagccattttgaatttcaaaccGGAAGTGGTGGGTAATTtgcatttttcaataaaaaaatgcactaatttattaaattgattattattaaaaatgCTTTATGCGTCTAGGTTATTAATTCAAGCATCTTCCGAGTCTTTTTCGAATGTAAATATACTACCAATCCATGTTTTGTATGTCAAAAATGgcgtctggcggccatcttgaaaaaaaccGGAATCGATGTTTTTTGAGATTGCCTCCATATCTAATATTGATTAATACATTGAAAAGTATGTGTATACCAAATCTGGTGCTTTTATCACAAAGTGCAGTATTTTTCTACAATCCGCTGTACTATAGGGCTTTTACCTCCTCTGTAACTTCTTCCAGAAGTCCTGCTTCATGGAATTGGTTAGTTCTGATAGATGTGACTGGTCTCTAAGATGTCTAGCATTTCCGTAGCCCTGCTACTTATCAGTGAATTCTCCTGTGGTGTAAAATTGGCCTTCCTCTATCTCTGTTTACCTGCCCATGATGGAGGATGTATGTGGGTGCTCACTACAGACACAACCAGTATTGCATTTTGGGGAAAAGTGCGAAAACTAACTGTCGCTAGAGCTAACTTTAATTAATTAGTGAATTTTTTTGTGTGTAGCTAACGGACTgcgtttaattatatatttgaaCAACACTATTTAGCGTAGATGTTAACTAACGCTGATTAAGAATTTAAAGATGTCATTAACTTAACGATAGTTTTGAACAACCGGGCCCAGGACCTCTTATTACATTTTGAGTGAACTGCAAAAATGACAATTGTTGTTTTCTGGTTCTGGAATGTAATTAGGACTTTGTTGAAAGAGCAGGCATGCGTTCAACTTCATCACTTTTAGTAGTCGAAAGAGCACCTTGACAGTCCATGTTCTTGTGATTGAATGAGTAATACTTCAGGTACTGGTATGCTTGTACTACAGCGCCCATATGGGGGATGGGAGGTGTGCTTGACCACTCTCAGTTTTGAGAAGCTTACATTTTCTGTGAGTGGAAGTTCcatattcttgtttttatttcatttctttaccCTACAGGCTGGAGCTCCTTCTGCATCATTGTATCATACCTATAATTGAATTAATCATCAACACATGAGATCAgatattttaattcatatttatgaaatttgtgttgtatTTGGGAATTGAGAGTGAGTCTATACATTACAGGGTAATATTTTAATAGTATATCTATACATTATACTAGTAGATATTAATTAGGTAAGCCTGTTTAAAaatgaatagtcgggcaaaagaaaaccagtctaaatgcgttcattggccttccaaaagttctcgcatattaatacgacggtcaagttctgcttagtttcccagttctgaccattaaagtaaagaaaagttgaaagcattgaaagcgaggctgcgtggaaatgtaaccacggacatagttagccgggaggacgttttagaattcccatactttaaattaatttcttcgtacgcagacagattttgacgagagattttatttttccatttcataagaaattatactggatacattcacaccattttttactgactttagccatccttgcccgactgttcactttaagttaGTACATTATAAATGGAGGAAgagtagaaaaaaaatctaaagtGGTCAGTTCATCATATTTACCTGGGTAAATGTCAACATAGCTGACATAGCTGCAGTCTGATTGGAATGCACAGCACtgcaaaaacaatgaaaattgaaGATGAGACAAATCCTACAATATTTGAACATAAATAGACAGACAATTGAAAAGGAAGATTAAATAAGAGGTGAAAAAATCCATTCTAAAGAAACTGTGTGCTTTATGACATTATGTTCATTATTTGAGAACGCGTTTCGAATCAACTTTACAAGATAACAGCTGCCATGaaatggcagccattttgaatttcaaaccGGAAGTGGTGGGTAATTtgcatttttcaataaaaaatgcactaatttattaaattgattattattaaaaatgCTTCATGCGTCTAGGTTATTAATTCAAGCATCTTCCGAGTCTTTTTCGAATGTAAATATACTACCAATCCATGTTTTGTATGTCAAAAATGgcgtctggcggccatcttgaaaaaaaccGGAATCGATGTTTTTTGAGATTGCCTCCATATCTAATATTGATTAATACATTGAAAAGTATGTGTATACCAAATCTGGTGCTTTTATCACAAAGTGCAGTATTTTTCTACAATCCGCTGTACTATAGGGCTTTTACCTCCTCTGTAACTTCTTCCAGAAGTCCTGCTTCATGGAATTGGTTAGTTCTGTAGAGTGACTGTCTCTAACGATGTCTAACATTTCCGTAGCCCTGCTACTTATCAGTGAATTCTCCTGTGGTGTAAAATTGGTCTTCCTCTCTCTCTGTTTACCTGCCATGATGGAGGATGTATGGGTGCTCACTACAGACACAACCactattgcattttgggaaaaAGTGCGAAACTAACTGTCGCTAGAGCTAACTTTACTTAATTAGTGATTTTTTGTGTTAGCTAACGACTGcgttaaatatgtttgaacaaCACTATTTAGCGTAGATGTTAACTAACGCTGATTAAGAATTTAAAGATGTCATTAACTTAACGATAGTTTTGAACAACCGGGCCCAGACCTCTTATTACATTTTGAGTGAACTGCAAAAATGACAATTGTTGTTTTTCTGGTTCTGGAATGTAATTAGGACTTTGTTGAAAGAGTAGGCATGCGTTCAACTTCATCACTTTTAGTAGTCGAAAGAGCACCTTGACAGTCCATGTTCTTGTGATTGAATGAGTAATACTTCAGGTACTGGTATGCCTTGTCTACAGCGCCCATATGGGATGGGAGGTGTTGTCCACTCTCAGTTTTGAGAAGCTTACATTTTCTGTGGTGAAAGTTCCatattcttgttttatttcatttctttaccCTACTGGCTGGAGCTCCTTCTGCATCATTGTATCTCCCTATAATTGAATTAATCATCAACACATGAGATCAGATATTCTAttcatatttatgaaatttgtgttgtatTTGGGAATTGAGAGTGAGTCTATACATTACAGGGTAATATTTTATAGTATCTATACATTATACTAGTAGATATTAATTAGGTAAGCCTGTTTAAaatgaatagtcgggcaaagaaaaccagtctaaatgcgtcattggccttccaaaagttctcgcatattaatacgacggtcaagttctgcttagtttcccagttctgaccattaaagtaaagaaaagttgaaagcattgaaagcgaggctgcgtggaaatgtaaccacggacatagtgagccgggaggacgttttagaattcccatactttaaattaatttcttcgtacgcagacagattttgacgagagagattttatttttccatttcataagaaattatactggatacattcacaccatttttactgactttagccatccttgcccgactgttcactttaagttaGTACATTATAAATGGAGGAAgagtaaaaaaaatctaaagtGGTCAGTTCATCATATTTACCTGGGTAAATGTCAACATAGCTGACATAGCTGCAGTCTGATTGGAATGCACAGCACtgcaaaaacaatgaaaattgaaGATGAGACAAATCCTAAAATATTTGAACATAAATAGACAGACAATTGAAAAGGAAGATTAAATAAGAGGTGAGAAAATCCATTCTAAAGAAACTGTGTGCTTTATGACATTATGTTCATTATTTGAGAACGCGTTTCGAATCAACTTTACAAGATAACAGCTCCCATGaaatggcagccattttgaatttcaaaccGGAAGTGGTGGGTAATTtgcatttttcaataaaaaatgcactaatttattaaattgattatGATTAAAAATGCTTTATGCGTCTAGGTTATTAATTCAAGCATCTTCCGAGTCTTTTTCGAATGTAAATATACTACCAATCCATGTTTTGTATGTCAAAAATGgcgtctggcggccatcttgaaaaaaaaccGGAAGTGATGTTTTTTTAGATTGCCTCCATATCTAATATTGATTAATACATTGAAAAGTATGTGTATACCAAATTTGGTGCTTTTATCACAAAGTGCAGTATTTTTCTACAATCCGCTGTACTATAGGGCTTTCACCTCCTCTGTAACTTCTTCCAGAAGTCCTGCTTCATGGAATTTGTTAGTTCTGTAGAGTGACTGTCTCTAACGATGTCTAGCATTTCCGTAGCCCTGTTACTTATCAGTGAATTCTCCTGTGGTGTAAAATTTGCCTTCCTCTCTCTCTGTTTACCTGCCATGATGGAGGATGTATGGGTGCTCACTACAGACACAACCactattgcattttgggaaaaAGTGCGAAACTAACTGTCGCTAGAGCTAACTTTACTTaattagtgatttttttttgtgttagcTAACGACTGCgttaaatatatttgaacaaCACTATTTAGCGTAGATGTTAACTAACGCTGATTAAGAATTTAAAGATGTCATTAACGTAACGATAGTTTTGAACAACCGGGCCCAGACCTCTTATTACATTTTGAGTGAACTGCAAAAATGACAATTGTTGTTTTCCTGGTTCTGGAATGTAATTAGGACTTTGTTGAAAGAGCAGGCATGCGTTCAACTTCATCACTTTTAGTAGTCGAAAGAGCACCTTGACAGTCCATGTTCTTGTGATTGAATGAGTAATACTTCAGGTACTGGTATGCCTTGTCTACAGCGCCCATATGGGATGGGAGGTGTTGTCCACTCTCAGTTTTGAGAAGCTTACATTTTCTGTGGTGAAAGTTCCatattcttgttttatttcatttccttACCCTACTTGCTGGAGTTCCTTCTGCATCATTGTATCTCCCTATAATTGAATTAATGATCAACACATGAGATCAGATATTCTAttcatatttatgaaatttgtgttgtatATGGGAATTGAGAGTGAGTCTATACATTACAGGGTAATATCTTATAGTATCTATACATTATACTAGTAGATATTAATTAGGTAAGCctgtttaaagtgaatagtcgggcaaagaaaaccagtctaaatgcgttcattggccttccaaaagttctcacatattaatacgacggtcaagttctgcttagtttcccagttctgaccattaaagtaaagaaaagttgaaagcattgaaagcgaggctgcgtggaaatgtaaccacggacatagttagccgggaggacgttttagaattcccatactttaaattaatttcttcgtacgcagacagattttgacgagagattttatttttccatttcataagaaattatactggatacattcacaccatttttactgactttagccatccttgcccgactgttcactttaagttaGTACATTATAAATGGAGGAAGAGTACATTAAGGTGAGAAACAATACCCTTGATTTTATATATGGAGTCATATGTAGGGCTAGTCCACTCCGGTTCCAAATTATTATCTGCAAAATGAAGATACCGCAGAACTTGTCTACATCGATCTCTCATCATGGTTTTTGCAAAGAGGAGCATTTCAGAATATGTGTCTGTAGACCAGTACatttttacaaatgattttCTGGTGACACACATTGCCATCGTTCTAAGCTAAAGTGCAATTTTCATGGGAATTAGGTTATTATTTAAAAACTCATTTTTCAGCATTGTAAACCTTTCTTACCAACACTGCTTGGTTTCTTCTTCGTACTTTTTAGGGACAGAAGATAGTTGAACATAAGCAACaccaataaaatttgattttttatgatgACTTTATTGTTTTGGACGTTACTCTTGCATAATTGACATGTATTTTAACTACTGTCTGCATAATATTTCATCATGGTTGTATCATAACAATAAGGtccttttaaatgtttttaacaaTCAATATATGTAAATCAATAATATTATCATTGACATAAGTTTTGATTACAAACACATCAGGTTGTGGACGTTACCAGATTCTGCTCTCTGTACATCTCAAATATAATGCACCAAAGTATAATTTAATGAAGTGAGTGAAATAAAAGCCTACCAATACAGTTTTGCTTTCAAACAAATCAATGTTTCGAAATATTGAGTATATTTCTTGACATTTGTTAGATACAGAAGATCTGGATGTTACTCTTTGACAACTTGACAAATTTGACAATTAATAACATCCACAACTAGACATTACATACCTGAcatgataaatatatacttatataatattagtattaaattgaaaatgcattgatatcatataaaaatgtcaaattgtctgtgaaaagttcagtaatttaaTGTAAGGCTGTCATGATTACCCGGGTAGCCAATGTATGGTAAGGTTTCATTGCGTAACTGGTTTCAAATTTTACAATAACAAAAAGCGAAAATTATAGACCATAAGTCTTAATTGTCATGGACAATAAAGTCATTAACAAATGAACTTGAATGCAGGAATGACACTTTCAGGCAGATGGCAGAtctgaaaaaatataacaaaaaacaaatgaGTTGAGAGTGTGATAACATACCGGTATGTATACCAGCTATGTGAGAAAGTATTGTTTTCCATAATATCAACTGCCAATGCTGTTTTCTACTAACCGGCAAATGAATACAATATCCGAGATCCCATCAAATGGATATTTGGCGCGTCCAATACTCCAATGACGTCTGAGGGCAAGACCGTATTACAAACATCACTCTCTACCCAATAGCTCTTGGCCTTTTTTTGTAGAATAATACAAACGGCCATTCCTTAACCTGGAAAGAAAAGCCTcaaattaatatacataattCAATTCAGGTGGCTTATATTCAATTTCTCATGTTACCAGACTCATTaaattaaatacacatttttttcaaaaattattacAATCAAAAGTCTTTCTAACTATAAATATAATAAGAACTAGAGTGTAATAAAGCAAATACTTTAACACAAGTAGTTTCAGTAATGTTCAGTGTCATTGTATGATAAAACATTAAGCCAGccatgtttaattttttttcttcttaactatgtttatcaaaattttcTAAACTTTGTTGATCAAAATAGacttataaatatcaaatacagtAGCTTAATACAAAAGACTTCTAACTGTAAAAGCAAACAGAAACAAGACAAATGTGAATGAGGATTACAGAACAGTTCCATTTGTGTTTTCCCCTTCAAgacaataacaaaaaatattaataaaaataatcaatcacAACAAAACAAACCTGAACAGGTCACTTACAACCGCAGGATATACAACACATCCATGTATTATGGAAACGTATGTCTCAGTGGAAAATCTGATGATAACAATGATAATCAAATAAACCAAGCAATGGAGTGATACAATACTTAATCTAAATCAAAAATGGAACAAAACTTTGAGAGTTCCCAAAGGTTATCATGACATTAAAAtgattgataatatatatattatttattattatgattgtAATAAGTTGCTAGCAAAACTTACAAAGGTCTGGTAACTGTAGTTGGATCCTCATCAACAGCTGCTGATTCAAATGCAGCGGTAGAGTCTGTTGCTGTGACAACATTAGGGGAGTCTGTTGCTGGAACAACACTGGGGGAGTCTGTTGCTGGAACAACACTGAGGGAATCTGTTGCTGGAACAACACTGGGGGAATCTGTTGCTGGGACAACACTGAGGAATCTGTTGCTGGAACAACACTGAGGGAATCTGTTGCTGGAACAACACTGGGGGAATCTGTTGCTGGAACAACACTGGGGGAATCTGTTGCTGGGACAACACCGAGGGAATTTGTTGCTGGAACAACACTGAGGGAATCTGTTGCTGGTACAACACTGAGGGAATCTGTTGCTGGAACAACACTGAGGGAATCTGTTGCTGGAACAACACTGGGGGAATCTGTTGCTGGGACAACACTGAGGGAATCTGTTGGTGGAACAACACAGGAAGAGTCTGTTGCTGGAACAACACTGAGGGAATCTGTTGCTGGAACAACACTGGGGGAATCTGTTGCTGGGGCAACACTGAGGGAATCTGTTGCTGGGGCAACACTGAGGGAATCTGTTGCTGGGACAACACTAAGGGAATTTGTTGCTGGAACAACACTGAGGGAATCTGTTGCTGGAACAACACTGAAGGAATCTGTTGCTGGGACAACACTGAGGGAATCTGTTGCTGGGACAACACTGAGGGAATTTGTTGGTGGAACAACACAGGAAGAGTCTGTTGCTTGAACAACACTGGGGGATTCTGTTGCTGAAACAACACAGGGGGAGTCTATTGCTGGGACAACACTGGGGGATCCTGTTGTTGAAACAACACAGGGGGAGTCTATTGCTGGGACAACACTGGGGGATTCTGTTGTTGAAACAACACAGGGGGAGTCTATTGCTGGGACATCACTGGGGGAGTCTAGTGCTGGGACATCACAAGAGGAGTATGTTGCTGGGACAACACTGGGGACTGTAAAGTGCTGGATCTGAAagttaaattatttcatattttaatcatgCATGGGTATATGTTGTAACAAAAGAGTACTATTGTACACCAATTGTAGGTCACTGTAATctataatttacatttattgtgtatatatgtcctACATCTTTGACTTCTCCAGGATATTTATAagattcattaaaaaaaactcTGAGAAAAAGCATTTCACAAACATCTCTTAGCTACAGTAATAGATCAGCATTCATGACTCttcatttatacatttataaattgtatattataCTTTCAGAGAATTATATGAATAAAGACTTACAATTGGTATTACTGGATAGTGTTCCGTGTCCAAGTTGATCCCTTCCAAGAAGTCAGGGTCACATTCCTCTGTCATCTGCAGATAAATTGTAAGAATAATTCAATTATATGTTCATTGattacaattatcaaatatgtGTAAGAAGGAATAATTTAATGCAACATGTTATTCCAATATAAATTTTGCCTCCATTTCATATTACCcatcatttaattttcaaataatctTCTgctaaatttcaattttaatttggGTTTTAATAGAACTTGTATCATATTAAATTTCaacaaatggtaaattttagTCTCTTTTGTTCTTGTT
This genomic window from Argopecten irradians isolate NY chromosome 11, Ai_NY, whole genome shotgun sequence contains:
- the LOC138334427 gene encoding serine-rich adhesin for platelets-like — encoded protein: MDTSDSEMDSDMVMDDSNLVDIDEKDFTNPLEISGLSEILLSIDKMTEECDPDFLEGINLDTEHYPVIPIIQHFTVPSVVPATYSSCDVPALDSPSDVPAIDSPCVVSTTESPSVVPAIDSPCVVSTTGSPSVVPAIDSPCVVSATESPSVVQATDSSCVVPPTNSLSVVPATDSLSVVPATDSFSVVPATDSLSVVPATNSLSVVPATDSLSVAPATDSLSVAPATDSPSVVPATDSLSVVPATDSSCVVPPTDSLSVVPATDSPSVVPATDSLSVVPATDSLSVVPATDSLSVVPATNSLGVVPATDSPSVVPATDSPSVVPATDSLSVVPATDSSVLSQQQIPPVLFQQQIPSVLFQQQTPPVLFQQQTPLMLSQQQTLPLHLNQQLLMRIQLQLPDLWRYNDAEGTPASRCCAFQSDCSYVSYVDIYPVSTHTSSIMAGKQRERKTNFTPQENSLISSRATEMLDIVRDSHSTELTNSMKQDFWKKLQRSAVHSNQTAAMSAMLTFTQCCAFQSDCSYVSYVDIYPVSTHTSSIMAGKQRERKANFTPQENSLISSRATEMLDIVRDSHSTELTNSMKQDFWKKLQRSAVHSNQTAAMSAMLTFTQGDTMMQKELQQCCAFQSDCSYVSYVDIYPGRYNDAEGTPAMSTHTSSIMAGKQRERKANFTPQENSLISSRATEMLDIVRDSHSTELTNSMKQDFWKKLQRR